In Caulobacter segnis ATCC 21756, the sequence CGAACACCCGGCCGTGAGGATGATCACCTTCACCGGCTCCACCGCCGTCGGGCGGCGCGTCGGCGAGCTGGCCGGCCGCCACCTCAAGAAGGTCGCCTTGGAACTGGGCGGCAACAACGCCTTCATCGTGCTCGATGACGCCGATCTCGCCGCCGCGGCTTCGGCCGGCGCCTGGGGGTCTTTCCTTCACCAGGGACAGATCTGCATGGCCACGGGGCGCCACATTGTCCATCGCAAGATCGCGCAAGCCTATACCGAGGCGCTCGCGCAGAAGGCCGCCCATCTGCCGGTCGGCGATCCGTTCCGCCAGCAGGTCGCGCTGGGGCCGATCATCAACGAGCGCCAGCTGGCCAACGTCCACGCCATCGTCAGCCAGTCGGTGGAGCAGGGCGCACAGCTGGCAGCCGGCGGGACCTACGAGGGCTTGTTCTATCGCCCGACCGTATTGGCCGGGGTGACCGCCGACATGCCCGCTTTCAGCCGGGAGATCTTCGGGCCGGTAGCGCCGGTGATCATCGCCGAGGACGACGACCACGCCGTCGCGCTGGCCAACCAGACCGAATATGGACTTTCGGGCGCCATCCAGACCGGCCGCCTCGATCGCGGCTTGAGCCTCGCCAGGCAGATCCACGCCGGCATGGTGCACGTCAACGACCAGACGGTCGGCGACATGCCGCAAATCCCGATGGGGGGCATGGGGAGCTCTGGCAACGGCAATCGCTTTGGCAGCATCACAGCCTGGGAAGAGTTCACCGAGTGGCAGTGGCTGACCTTCAGCTCGACCCC encodes:
- a CDS encoding aldehyde dehydrogenase family protein — translated: MLDVAAIRTEIEPPSGRLLAGAAWGGALFDGAWRAGAGEISVIEKATGATLGSVGLADPALTREVIDKAQAAQRAWAGVPAEARAALIRKAAGLLEANADEILEWIVRESGGLRPKAEFELHSAVAELHHAAAQLIQPHGHILASPDPSRTSLAQRLPLGVVGVITPWNFPLLLAMRSAAPALALGNAVVLKPDPQTPICGGVVLARIFEEAGLPAGVFGLVNGGADVGEALIEHPAVRMITFTGSTAVGRRVGELAGRHLKKVALELGGNNAFIVLDDADLAAAASAGAWGSFLHQGQICMATGRHIVHRKIAQAYTEALAQKAAHLPVGDPFRQQVALGPIINERQLANVHAIVSQSVEQGAQLAAGGTYEGLFYRPTVLAGVTADMPAFSREIFGPVAPVIIAEDDDHAVALANQTEYGLSGAIQTGRLDRGLSLARQIHAGMVHVNDQTVGDMPQIPMGGMGSSGNGNRFGSITAWEEFTEWQWLTFSSTPARYPF